A genomic window from Deinococcus aetherius includes:
- a CDS encoding AAA family ATPase gives MSTSNHVLALVKSHVDRDDQQFLSVALQVAAREARQGHGNVAQELRKLIDLARSREGLAPPASPSPLVFQPLQPKGELASLLSVSHPRQRLKDLVLPDETAGRLERVIHEYVQQERLRAFGLTPRRKILMIGPPGSGKTMTAHALAGELGLPLLTLLLEGVITKFMGETAAKLRTVFEAMGTMRGVYFFDEFDAIGARRSAGNDVGEIRRVLNSFLQLLEQDTSTSLIVAATNHPELLDPALFRRFDDVIEYHLPTPAVITRLLKNRLARFAPPKFNWPKAAAAAEGLSHAEVTRAAEEAAKTAILGGREQIGATELLAAIEERKLARR, from the coding sequence ATGAGCACCTCGAACCACGTTCTCGCGCTTGTCAAAAGCCACGTCGACCGGGACGACCAACAGTTCCTGTCGGTGGCCTTGCAGGTCGCGGCGCGTGAGGCGCGGCAGGGACACGGGAACGTCGCGCAGGAACTCAGGAAGCTGATCGACCTCGCCCGCTCGAGAGAAGGGCTCGCGCCGCCAGCCTCCCCCTCGCCGCTGGTGTTCCAGCCCCTCCAGCCCAAGGGCGAACTGGCCTCCCTGCTGTCGGTGTCGCACCCACGCCAGCGCCTGAAGGACCTCGTCTTACCCGACGAGACCGCCGGGCGCCTGGAGCGGGTCATCCACGAGTATGTTCAGCAAGAACGGCTGCGGGCCTTCGGGCTGACCCCCCGGCGCAAGATTCTGATGATCGGTCCGCCCGGCAGTGGCAAGACGATGACCGCGCACGCCCTCGCCGGCGAACTGGGTCTGCCGCTCCTGACCCTGCTGCTCGAGGGCGTGATCACGAAATTCATGGGGGAAACGGCGGCGAAGCTGCGCACGGTCTTCGAGGCGATGGGCACGATGAGGGGCGTCTACTTCTTCGACGAGTTCGATGCCATCGGTGCGAGGCGCAGTGCGGGCAACGACGTCGGGGAGATCCGGCGGGTCCTGAACTCGTTCCTCCAACTCCTGGAACAGGACACCTCCACGAGCCTGATCGTCGCGGCCACCAACCACCCGGAACTCCTCGACCCCGCCCTGTTCCGCCGCTTCGACGACGTGATCGAGTACCATCTGCCCACCCCGGCCGTCATCACACGCCTCCTCAAAAACCGGCTGGCCCGGTTCGCGCCGCCGAAGTTCAACTGGCCGAAAGCTGCCGCCGCCGCCGAGGGGCTGAGTCACGCCGAGGTCACCCGGGCGGCAGAAGAGGCCGCGAAAACGGCCATCCTCGGCGGCCGCGAGCAGATCGGGGCCACAGAGCTGCTCGCGGCGATTGAGGAACGCAAACTCGCCCGCCGATGA
- a CDS encoding LysM peptidoglycan-binding domain-containing protein has translation MNIRRLLILFILGSAGAQTTYTVQAGDTLSSVARRYQTTPVALLTLNALPSTTIQVGQTLQLPPPPQHTVQAGETLYSIARQAGTTPEALIALNGLQNSTLQVGQTLRLTGGPRPSDATSTTPPVVTTTPPTLTRPPPTPPVAGRLERGLFTPQRLPAFTDVLLRTASLGGPRPASAYLPKVGFGYQTLNNCGPAAVAAAMNAYGVPADQRTWQERLRPTGGNMSTEAAGALLTELGFDAPALRGGTIEAVKRHVADGHPVIVLQYHSVLGKPPHFRVVRGYDDTQGILIMSDSLSGPNVALTERDFDLLWNTQGRQYLPVEPPQG, from the coding sequence ATGAACATTCGCAGGCTGTTGATCTTGTTCATTCTCGGGAGTGCCGGCGCCCAGACGACCTACACGGTCCAGGCCGGGGATACCCTGAGCAGCGTCGCGCGCAGGTACCAGACCACCCCGGTCGCCCTGCTGACCCTGAATGCCCTTCCCAGCACGACGATCCAGGTGGGGCAGACGTTGCAGCTTCCTCCACCTCCCCAGCACACCGTTCAGGCGGGTGAAACGCTGTACAGCATTGCCCGGCAGGCTGGCACCACGCCCGAGGCGCTGATCGCGCTCAACGGGCTGCAAAACAGCACCTTGCAGGTGGGACAGACGCTGCGACTGACCGGGGGTCCCCGGCCCTCTGACGCGACTTCCACCACACCGCCCGTGGTGACCACCACGCCGCCCACGCTGACCCGCCCACCCCCCACCCCGCCGGTGGCGGGACGGCTCGAACGCGGCCTCTTCACGCCCCAGCGGCTCCCAGCCTTCACCGACGTGCTGCTGCGCACGGCCAGCCTCGGCGGGCCACGCCCGGCGAGCGCGTACCTGCCCAAGGTGGGGTTTGGGTACCAGACCCTCAACAACTGCGGTCCGGCGGCGGTCGCCGCCGCAATGAACGCCTACGGGGTTCCGGCGGACCAGCGCACCTGGCAGGAGCGGCTGCGCCCCACCGGCGGGAACATGTCCACCGAGGCCGCCGGGGCGCTGCTCACCGAACTCGGCTTCGACGCCCCGGCGCTGCGCGGCGGCACCATCGAGGCGGTGAAGCGGCACGTGGCCGACGGCCACCCGGTGATCGTCCTCCAGTACCACAGCGTCCTTGGCAAGCCCCCACACTTCCGGGTCGTGCGCGGGTACGACGACACCCAGGGGATCCTGATCATGAGCGATTCCCTGAGCGGCCCGAACGTCGCCCTGACCGAACGCGACTTCGATCTGCTGTGGAACACCCAGGGCCGCCAGTACCTCCCGGTGGAGCCGCCACAGGGCTGA
- a CDS encoding transposase, whose product MLDSLHADPSAAPLLSLPAVQTLELVWSQQFSRKTGEVQWKPGTAVPPSAQRPESPYDTEARFSTKRGRGWVGYKVHLTEACEPDLPEVITHAHISSSCTQDIQVMPSVHHALAAKEMLPRQHLVDSGYVSGSVLADSLEQHGVEVIGPTRPGANWQLRDPEAFKIDDFSIHWESQHATCPQGQRSTSWLLGQSPEGIPLVFVSFPRKVCQSCEVRARCTKSTSDGRCLTLLRQPAFEALQMMRKQQETPEWKAMYNRRSGIEGTVSVAVRAHGARTARYRGEAKLRLQGMATAAGINLGRVYAWWQGRPRAATRTACFARLPATV is encoded by the coding sequence TTGCTCGACAGCCTGCACGCCGATCCCAGTGCGGCCCCGCTGCTGAGCTTGCCCGCCGTCCAGACCCTTGAACTGGTGTGGTCGCAGCAGTTCAGCCGCAAGACGGGCGAAGTGCAGTGGAAGCCCGGCACCGCCGTCCCACCTTCTGCACAGCGACCGGAGTCGCCCTATGACACCGAGGCCCGCTTCTCGACCAAGCGTGGTCGCGGCTGGGTGGGCTACAAGGTGCATCTGACGGAAGCCTGCGAACCGGACCTGCCGGAAGTCATCACCCACGCCCATATCTCGTCTTCCTGCACCCAGGACATCCAGGTCATGCCCAGCGTTCACCACGCCCTGGCGGCCAAGGAGATGTTGCCGAGGCAACATCTCGTCGATTCGGGCTATGTCAGTGGGTCCGTCCTGGCCGACAGCTTGGAGCAGCATGGGGTCGAGGTCATCGGGCCCACTCGACCGGGAGCCAACTGGCAACTCCGTGATCCAGAGGCCTTCAAGATCGACGACTTCAGCATTCACTGGGAGAGCCAGCACGCGACCTGTCCGCAGGGCCAGCGGTCGACCAGTTGGCTGTTGGGGCAGAGCCCAGAAGGTATTCCCCTGGTCTTTGTCTCGTTCCCGCGCAAGGTGTGCCAGTCGTGCGAGGTCAGGGCGCGCTGTACCAAATCCACGAGCGATGGACGGTGCCTCACCTTGCTGCGCCAACCGGCCTTCGAGGCCCTACAAATGATGCGTAAGCAGCAGGAAACACCTGAGTGGAAGGCCATGTACAACCGGCGGTCTGGGATCGAGGGGACGGTTTCGGTCGCGGTACGTGCCCACGGGGCACGCACCGCTCGGTATCGAGGAGAAGCCAAACTGCGCTTACAGGGGATGGCGACGGCAGCGGGAATCAATCTCGGGCGCGTCTACGCCTGGTGGCAAGGTCGGCCCAGGGCGGCGACCAGAACAGCCTGTTTCGCCCGCCTTCCAGCGACCGTCTGA
- a CDS encoding transposase translates to MLRPDPLGPVPKDTARISHAAFPKGNLYLKLRDELGVLYADEDFAALFPALGQPALPPWRLALVTVVQFLENLTDRQAADQVRARLDLKYLLGLELSDPGFDFSVLSEFRARLVAGNAEHLLLDRMLTRFREKGLLKRRGQQRTDSTHVLAAIRHLTRIEFVAETFRATLNAVTGWPRDWTHAGGSGTNTVSSRIAFPRERTLGWPMYGRSGKTAFRCSTACTPIPVRPRC, encoded by the coding sequence ATGCTGCGTCCAGACCCGCTTGGCCCCGTTCCTAAAGACACGGCTCGTATCTCCCACGCGGCCTTTCCGAAGGGGAATCTTTACCTCAAACTCCGAGACGAGCTGGGCGTGCTGTATGCCGATGAAGATTTTGCCGCGCTGTTTCCAGCGTTGGGTCAGCCCGCCCTGCCTCCCTGGCGACTGGCGCTGGTCACGGTCGTCCAGTTCCTCGAAAACCTGACGGATCGGCAAGCTGCTGACCAGGTTCGAGCGCGGTTGGACCTCAAATACCTGCTGGGATTGGAACTGAGCGATCCAGGCTTCGACTTCAGCGTCCTGTCGGAGTTCCGGGCTCGTTTGGTCGCTGGGAACGCGGAACACCTGTTGTTAGACAGGATGTTGACACGCTTTCGGGAGAAGGGCTTGCTCAAACGGCGTGGACAACAGCGGACCGACTCGACCCATGTCCTGGCAGCGATCCGTCACCTGACCCGGATCGAGTTCGTCGCTGAAACCTTCCGAGCCACGCTCAATGCAGTGACTGGTTGGCCCCGCGACTGGACCCACGCTGGCGGGAGTGGTACGAACACCGTGTCGAGTCGTATCGCTTTCCCCAGGGAGCGGACGCTCGGCTGGCCTATGTACGGCAGGTCGGGCAAGACGGCTTTTCGTTGCTCGACAGCCTGCACGCCGATCCCAGTGCGGCCCCGCTGCTGA
- a CDS encoding class I SAM-dependent methyltransferase, producing the protein MASAQRVQRLYDRAASRYDQATRARLLDELRSRLLSRAAGDVLELGVGTGATFPHYPPGLRSLTALDLSDAMLQRAHLGALTLPFPAQLMQGDFQTLSFKEARFDTVASSLGLCGVPDPTRLFAEVRRVLRPGGQLLALEHVRPPNRWLGAATDLIDPVFDHLVGCHPNRPTAELLRASGFGVQVIERRLAGILVTLRAVPG; encoded by the coding sequence ATGGCCAGTGCCCAGCGCGTGCAGCGCCTCTACGACCGCGCCGCTTCCCGTTACGACCAGGCGACCCGCGCCCGCCTGCTCGACGAGTTGCGCTCCCGTCTGCTGTCACGGGCGGCGGGGGACGTGCTGGAACTCGGGGTGGGCACCGGTGCCACGTTCCCCCACTACCCGCCCGGCCTGCGCAGCCTGACCGCCCTCGACCTGAGCGACGCGATGCTGCAAAGGGCGCACCTGGGGGCCCTCACCCTGCCCTTTCCGGCGCAGCTCATGCAGGGAGACTTCCAGACCCTGTCGTTCAAGGAGGCCCGCTTCGACACCGTGGCCAGTTCGCTCGGGTTGTGCGGCGTTCCCGACCCGACACGGCTGTTCGCGGAGGTGCGGCGGGTGCTGCGGCCGGGCGGCCAACTCCTCGCGCTGGAACATGTCCGGCCCCCCAACCGCTGGCTCGGCGCGGCAACCGACCTGATCGACCCGGTCTTCGACCACCTGGTGGGGTGTCACCCGAACCGGCCCACCGCCGAGTTGCTCCGCGCCTCGGGCTTCGGGGTGCAGGTGATCGAGCGGCGCCTCGCAGGCATCCTCGTCACGCTGCGGGCGGTGCCCGGGTAG
- a CDS encoding sulfite exporter TauE/SafE family protein, which produces MEPLRVPRWTGWLALGLALLGLVLTWPAVAPALREAAGSLYRLGGTLNTVLAEPVNRLRAQTGVSLLTPFLLGLLAATAPCQLSTGAATLAYVVRDGHAGGAWPRSLAFVLARVLVYLVLGSVAVYALGGAVQAPGPLFMGVRRVLGPLMLLVGLVLVGAIRPRLAVGGRLVGQVEARARLRRGTLGAFVLGLAFSLAFCPTLFLLFFGLTVPLAVTAPLGALYPVAFALGMTLPLLVLVAFLPGAGVGQAYVGGLRRASRLGTPLAGAVFIAVGLYDTLVYWWM; this is translated from the coding sequence GTGGAGCCGCTGAGGGTCCCCCGCTGGACGGGCTGGCTGGCGCTGGGCCTGGCGTTGCTGGGGCTCGTCCTCACGTGGCCCGCCGTGGCGCCGGCCCTGCGGGAGGCGGCCGGGAGCCTTTACCGCCTGGGCGGCACCTTGAATACTGTCCTGGCGGAGCCGGTCAACCGCCTGCGGGCCCAGACGGGTGTGTCCCTCCTCACGCCGTTCCTGCTGGGCCTGCTCGCCGCCACCGCCCCCTGCCAGCTCTCGACCGGCGCGGCGACCCTGGCCTACGTGGTGCGGGACGGGCACGCCGGGGGGGCGTGGCCGCGCAGCCTGGCCTTCGTGCTCGCGCGCGTGCTGGTGTACCTGGTGCTCGGGAGTGTGGCCGTCTACGCCCTGGGCGGGGCAGTGCAGGCCCCGGGCCCGTTGTTCATGGGGGTCCGGCGGGTGCTGGGCCCGCTGATGCTGCTCGTCGGCCTGGTGCTCGTCGGGGCGATTCGCCCACGCCTCGCGGTGGGCGGTCGTCTCGTCGGGCAGGTGGAGGCCCGCGCCCGGCTGCGGCGGGGAACGCTGGGTGCCTTCGTGCTGGGGCTGGCGTTCAGCCTCGCGTTCTGCCCGACCCTCTTCCTGCTCTTCTTCGGCCTGACCGTCCCGCTCGCGGTGACCGCGCCGCTCGGCGCGCTCTACCCGGTCGCGTTCGCGCTGGGCATGACGTTGCCCCTGCTCGTTCTGGTCGCGTTCCTGCCAGGCGCGGGGGTCGGGCAGGCGTACGTGGGCGGCCTGCGCCGCGCCTCCCGGCTGGGCACCCCGCTGGCGGGGGCCGTCTTCATCGCCGTGGGACTGTACGACACCCTGGTGTACTGGTGGATGTGA
- a CDS encoding WD40/YVTN/BNR-like repeat-containing protein, with product MTTKVRGMTPPRRAGALLTAALLSTALAGAVLWWSTLGEAGTTAGRLGGDFHALRALPGGRLLYGQHAGVSASLDGGRTWGPFVGGGDAMALAASPRAPAVLVLAGNDVLRVSRDGGQSWQDQGFGNLPGTDVHGFAVAPDLPNVWYANLSGRGLYRSENGRDWRLVSPATGGTMALAVGPGSVPRLYALTMDAGLIVSDNGTIWQRAGDAPQAASSGLDVHPVSGHVYLAGPAGVARSEDKGASWTNLDLPEGARLITADPGDETKLYAAGESGAVYRSADGGRSWSR from the coding sequence GTGACGACGAAGGTACGGGGCATGACTCCTCCTCGCCGTGCCGGGGCGCTGCTCACGGCGGCTCTCCTGAGCACGGCGCTGGCGGGCGCCGTGCTGTGGTGGTCCACGCTGGGGGAGGCCGGCACCACGGCAGGTCGCCTGGGCGGGGACTTCCACGCCCTGCGGGCCCTCCCGGGCGGGCGCCTGCTGTACGGCCAGCACGCGGGCGTCTCGGCGAGCCTGGACGGGGGCCGGACCTGGGGTCCCTTCGTGGGCGGCGGGGACGCGATGGCCCTCGCCGCGTCCCCGCGGGCACCGGCCGTGCTCGTGCTGGCCGGGAACGACGTGCTGAGGGTCAGCCGGGACGGCGGGCAGAGTTGGCAGGACCAGGGCTTCGGGAACCTGCCGGGAACGGACGTCCACGGATTCGCCGTGGCGCCCGACCTCCCGAACGTGTGGTACGCGAATCTGTCTGGGCGGGGCCTGTACCGCAGCGAGAACGGGAGGGACTGGCGCCTCGTGTCCCCGGCCACCGGGGGCACGATGGCCCTTGCCGTGGGCCCGGGTTCAGTGCCGCGCCTCTACGCCCTCACAATGGACGCCGGGCTGATCGTGTCGGACAACGGCACCATCTGGCAGCGCGCCGGGGACGCACCGCAGGCGGCCAGCTCCGGCCTGGACGTTCACCCGGTCAGCGGCCACGTATACCTCGCCGGTCCCGCCGGGGTCGCCCGCTCCGAGGACAAGGGGGCGAGCTGGACGAACCTGGACCTGCCGGAAGGCGCACGGCTGATCACGGCGGACCCGGGGGACGAGACGAAGCTGTACGCGGCCGGTGAGAGCGGGGCCGTGTACCGCTCGGCGGATGGGGGGCGGTCGTGGAGCCGCTGA
- a CDS encoding IS5 family transposase, which translates to MTRRRTYPTDTSDAEWAILGPLIPAPRPGGRPARIDRRDIMDAIFYVKRGGVSWRLLPADFPHWKTVYDYFRQWKKSGLWERMNDALRAQTRQALGRNAVPTAGIVDSRSVKTSQKGGHAAMTVARRSTDANTT; encoded by the coding sequence GTGACTCGGCGCCGGACCTACCCCACCGACACCAGCGATGCAGAGTGGGCCATCCTCGGTCCGCTGATTCCTGCACCACGACCCGGTGGACGACCCGCTCGAATAGATCGCCGGGACATCATGGACGCCATCTTCTATGTGAAGCGGGGTGGAGTGTCCTGGCGGCTGTTGCCTGCTGATTTTCCCCACTGGAAGACGGTGTATGACTATTTCCGGCAGTGGAAGAAAAGCGGGCTGTGGGAGCGCATGAACGATGCGCTCCGGGCACAGACACGTCAAGCCCTGGGGCGAAACGCCGTGCCCACTGCTGGCATTGTCGATTCGAGGAGCGTGAAGACCTCGCAAAAAGGGGGCCACGCGGCTATGACGGTGGCAAGAAGATCAACGGACGCAAACACCACCTGA
- a CDS encoding transposase, translating to MVDTQGLLLGVKVLPANITDRAGSQQLLQELRQKQPQIKLHLFADGGYKGKWEAWVKTTLGYSVEIVQRPDANTRGYWLPEGQELTEAQIKTFRGHREFIVIKKRWIVERSFAWLSFDRRLNREYDLLPETTEAFIFLSFIRRMLRRLAAFAQQHAVSA from the coding sequence ATCGTTGACACTCAGGGCTTGCTGCTTGGGGTGAAGGTGTTGCCTGCCAACATCACGGATCGAGCGGGCAGTCAGCAACTCCTTCAGGAGTTGCGCCAGAAGCAACCCCAGATCAAGCTCCATCTCTTTGCTGACGGTGGGTACAAGGGCAAGTGGGAAGCTTGGGTCAAGACCACGCTTGGATACAGCGTTGAGATTGTGCAACGTCCTGACGCCAACACCCGCGGGTATTGGCTCCCAGAGGGTCAGGAATTGACCGAAGCGCAGATCAAGACCTTCCGGGGTCACCGCGAATTCATCGTCATCAAGAAGCGCTGGATTGTGGAACGCAGCTTCGCTTGGCTGTCCTTCGACCGACGGTTGAACCGCGAGTATGACCTGCTGCCCGAGACCACCGAAGCGTTCATCTTCCTGTCGTTCATTCGTCGTATGCTTCGCCGACTCGCCGCTTTCGCCCAGCAACACGCGGTTTCTGCCTGA
- a CDS encoding helix-turn-helix domain-containing protein encodes MRGRAYSVDLRERIVRAVQQGMSQQQAARQFTLSVASVERYVRLEREGRGLYPRPRPGRTVTVIPPQEHEALRAQLHHHPDLTLAEHAALWREGHPAASASTLVRRFKALQLTRKKDAGRR; translated from the coding sequence ATGCGAGGGCGAGCGTACAGCGTGGATTTGCGAGAGCGGATCGTGCGTGCCGTGCAGCAAGGGATGAGCCAACAGCAGGCGGCGAGGCAGTTCACGTTGAGTGTGGCGAGTGTGGAGCGGTACGTGCGGCTGGAGCGGGAGGGCCGAGGGTTGTACCCTCGGCCCCGTCCGGGACGGACGGTGACCGTGATTCCGCCCCAGGAGCACGAGGCGCTGCGAGCTCAACTGCACCACCACCCAGACCTGACGTTGGCCGAACATGCGGCGTTGTGGCGTGAGGGCCACCCGGCAGCGTCGGCCAGCACGCTGGTCCGACGCTTCAAGGCGTTGCAACTGACGAGAAAAAAAGACGCTGGCCGCCGTTGA
- a CDS encoding IS630 family transposase, with amino-acid sequence MAEVAPADLLYLDESGFQTDMTRTHARCPRGQRAIDTVPRNRGKNLTLLCALTLAGPTAPLVVEGGVNGNVFVTYVREVLVPVLRSGQVVVLDNLGAHLDPRVRELVEATGALLVHLPPYSPDLNPIELMFSKLNAAMRALAARTREGVLDALRRALDTVTSSDAHGWFQHVLALQLFR; translated from the coding sequence CTGGCCGAGGTCGCCCCTGCCGACTTGCTGTATCTGGACGAGAGTGGCTTCCAGACCGACATGACGCGCACTCATGCGCGTTGCCCCCGAGGGCAACGCGCCATCGACACTGTTCCCCGGAACCGGGGGAAGAACCTCACGCTGCTCTGTGCGTTGACGCTCGCGGGTCCCACGGCCCCGCTGGTGGTCGAAGGCGGGGTGAACGGCAACGTGTTCGTCACGTACGTCCGAGAGGTGCTGGTCCCAGTGCTGCGCTCTGGGCAGGTGGTCGTGCTGGACAACTTGGGAGCCCATCTGGACCCTCGGGTTCGTGAGCTGGTCGAGGCTACCGGCGCCCTGCTGGTCCACCTGCCGCCCTACTCGCCCGACCTGAACCCGATTGAACTGATGTTCTCCAAGCTCAACGCCGCCATGCGTGCTCTTGCGGCAAGAACCCGTGAGGGCGTGCTCGACGCCTTGCGCCGAGCGCTTGACACCGTGACCTCCTCCGACGCTCACGGCTGGTTTCAACACGTCCTCGCCCTTCAACTCTTCCGGTGA
- a CDS encoding HU family DNA-binding protein, whose product MRSMTKKSTKAPAKKPAAAKAPKREAAKAEQPAPAVEESAGEAAGGRGGKVAKTQLVEQVAQQSGLTKKQAGQAVDAAMEAIVEAIRQGQSVGLPGLGTLSVKATAARTGVRPGTTERIQISAGKKVAFKVANTLKGALGGTGDAPASE is encoded by the coding sequence ATGCGCAGCATGACCAAAAAGTCGACGAAGGCCCCGGCCAAGAAGCCTGCCGCTGCCAAGGCTCCCAAGCGGGAGGCGGCCAAGGCCGAGCAGCCCGCACCCGCCGTCGAGGAGAGCGCGGGCGAGGCCGCCGGTGGGCGCGGCGGCAAGGTCGCCAAGACGCAACTCGTCGAGCAGGTGGCCCAGCAGAGCGGCCTGACCAAGAAGCAGGCTGGCCAGGCCGTGGACGCCGCGATGGAAGCCATCGTGGAGGCGATCAGGCAGGGGCAGAGCGTGGGATTGCCCGGGCTGGGCACCTTGAGCGTCAAGGCGACCGCTGCCCGCACCGGCGTCCGCCCCGGGACCACCGAGCGCATCCAAATTTCCGCCGGCAAAAAGGTCGCTTTCAAGGTCGCTAACACCTTGAAGGGGGCGCTGGGCGGCACGGGCGACGCGCCGGCCAGCGAGTAA
- the rnhA gene encoding ribonuclease HI: MPDTPRLAAVRLVTDGACSGNPGPGGWACLLSSGTHTRELSGGEPQTTNNRMELTALLEGLRALKRPCQVHVVSDSRYIIDAFEQGWLAGWQAKGWKKVKNPDLWQAIAEAARGHTLTFEWVQGHAGHPENERADQLAVQARDEAAKQPSVPRSGPVGGLF, encoded by the coding sequence ATGCCGGACACGCCCCGCCTTGCCGCCGTGCGCCTCGTGACCGACGGGGCGTGCTCGGGCAATCCTGGCCCCGGCGGCTGGGCCTGCCTCCTCTCCAGCGGCACCCACACCCGCGAACTGTCTGGCGGCGAGCCCCAGACCACCAACAACCGCATGGAACTCACCGCTCTCCTCGAAGGGCTGCGCGCCCTGAAGCGCCCCTGCCAGGTCCATGTCGTCAGCGACTCCCGCTACATCATCGACGCCTTTGAGCAGGGCTGGCTGGCCGGGTGGCAGGCCAAGGGGTGGAAGAAGGTCAAGAACCCCGACCTGTGGCAGGCCATCGCCGAGGCCGCCCGCGGACACACCCTCACCTTCGAGTGGGTGCAGGGGCACGCCGGCCACCCGGAGAACGAACGCGCCGACCAGCTCGCCGTGCAGGCCCGCGACGAGGCCGCCAAGCAGCCGTCCGTCCCTCGGTCAGGCCCAGTCGGCGGACTCTTCTGA
- a CDS encoding competence protein CoiA family protein produces the protein MLCTRGAQRVYFEVQRSGITLEALHTRQARYRASDVHGVWFTRTHERALRGAQPWQRETPALYVTEQHQVPALGLSLEATVEATLGGHLDLFLSPVRPVQVTVLSETIGCFRCAGNTGLLVVVWLCPPNSPDLAVMLPGTTACLAAWVHGLLGPAWGGEHRTFTEWPREKPRVYTCPGCGRTRQARIQNGRARLAAAR, from the coding sequence GTGCTCTGCACGCGTGGGGCTCAGAGGGTGTACTTCGAGGTGCAGCGCAGCGGCATCACCCTGGAAGCTCTGCACACCCGACAGGCGCGGTACCGAGCGAGCGATGTGCACGGCGTGTGGTTCACGCGCACCCACGAACGTGCCCTGCGCGGCGCGCAACCCTGGCAGCGGGAGACCCCGGCCCTGTACGTGACCGAGCAGCACCAGGTGCCCGCACTGGGCTTAAGCCTGGAGGCCACCGTGGAGGCTACGTTGGGCGGACACCTCGACCTCTTCCTGTCGCCCGTACGGCCGGTGCAGGTCACGGTGCTCTCGGAGACCATCGGCTGTTTTCGCTGCGCAGGCAACACCGGGTTGCTGGTGGTCGTGTGGCTCTGCCCGCCGAATTCGCCGGACCTCGCGGTCATGTTGCCCGGCACGACTGCCTGCCTTGCCGCCTGGGTACACGGCCTGCTCGGTCCGGCCTGGGGCGGTGAACACCGGACGTTCACGGAGTGGCCGAGAGAGAAGCCCCGGGTCTACACCTGTCCTGGGTGTGGACGAACGCGCCAGGCGCGCATTCAGAACGGACGAGCACGCCTGGCGGCAGCTCGCTGA
- a CDS encoding SOS response-associated peptidase: MQSFQGDAAALHLEVHPLSPTRAEHVRPPRFAAGLWEVTVTPDGPLESVTVVNRDPVPGLEVHDRMPALLLSQDLDAWLRGTPQEALEAAMISWPSGLLVHTTA, from the coding sequence GTGCAGAGCTTCCAGGGTGATGCCGCTGCGCTGCACCTCGAAGTACACCCTCTGAGCCCCACGCGTGCAGAGCACGTCCGCCCGCCACGATTCGCCGCCGGGCTGTGGGAAGTCACCGTCACGCCGGACGGCCCGCTCGAGAGCGTGACCGTCGTGAATCGCGATCCGGTGCCAGGCTTGGAGGTGCACGACCGCATGCCGGCCCTGCTGTTGTCTCAGGACCTCGACGCCTGGCTGCGGGGCACCCCGCAGGAGGCCCTGGAGGCGGCGATGATCAGTTGGCCTTCCGGGCTCCTCGTGCACACCACTGCGTAG